Below is a window of Leisingera sp. S132 DNA.
TTCACGGCCTCGAGGAATTCGTCGTGGTCGTCCTCGGCATCGAACTGCTCTGTCAGCGAGGCGATCCACTTGGCTGGATCAACGGCAAAGGGGTTTTCGGTGCGCACCCCGTCCCGGTAGGACCAATGCGCCGCCACGCCTGTCTCCGCCACATCATGCATCTGGCGGGTGCGGATCTGCACTTCCACCCGCTTGCCGTCGCGGCCCGACACCGTGGTGTGGATCGAACGGTAGCCGTTGGACTTCGGCTGGCTGATGTAATCCTTGAACCGGCCCGGCACCGCCCGCCAGCGCTGGTGGATGGCGCCCAGCGCACGGTAGGCGTCCTCTTCTGACAGGGTGATAACCCGGAAGCCGTAAATGTCGGACAGCCGCGAAAAGCCCTGGTCCTTGGCCTGCATCTTGCGCCAGATCGAATAGGGTTTCTTGGCGCGGCCGAAGACCTCCGCCTCGATCCCGGCCTTTTCCAGCTCCAGACGCATGTCGCCGGTGATCCGGTGGATGACATCGCCGGTTTCCCGCTGCAGGGTCACAAAGCGGCGGATGATCGACTGGCGGCCTTCCGGATTCAGCACGCGGAAGGCCAGATCCTCCAGTTCCTCACGCATCCATTGCATGCCCATGCGGCCTGCCAGCGGCGCGTAGATATCCATCGTCTCGCGCGCCTTCTGGGCCTGCTTCTCCGGGCGCATCGCCTTGATGGTGCGCATGTTGTGCAGGCGGTCGGCAAGCTTGACCAGGATCACCCGCAGGTCCTTGGACATCGCCATGAACAGTTTGCGGAAGTTCTCGGCCTGTTTGGTCTCACGGCTGGAGAGCTGCAGGTTGGTCAGCTTGGTGACGCCATCGACCAGCATCGCCACCTCTTCGCCGAAACGGCGGGAGACTTCTTCGTAGTTGGCCTTGGTGTCTTCGATTGTGTCGTGCAGCAGCGCGGTGATGATGGTTGCATCATCCAGGCGCTGTTCGGTCAGGATGGCGGCCACCGCCACCGGATGGGTGAAATAGGGCTCGCCTGAGTGGCGGAACTGCCCTTCATGCATCTGCTCGCCAAACGCAAAGGCGTCCGCGATCCTGTCCGCATTTGTCTTGGGATTGTAGTTGCGGACCAGAGCAATCAGGTCGTCAGGGGAAATCATGTCCGGTCCGCAGCCTCAAATAGTCAGACGCGCGCTTCAGCCCTGGCCCTGGGCCTCCATCAGCGCACGCAGCAGTTTCTCTTCCGACATGTCGTCGTCAGCCGGCTTATCGTTGTCCGCACCCATCAGCAGAGCCATGGAGTCTTCTTCCGGCTCATCGACCTCGATCTGGGTCTGGTTGCTCTCGATCAGGCGCTCGCGCAGATCATCGGCGCTCTGGGTCTCGTCGGCGATTTCGCGCAAGGACACAACCGGGTTCTTGTCGTTGTCGCGCTCGACGGTGATCGGAGCACCGGCCGAGATTTCGCGGGCACGGTGCGCAGCCAGCATCACCAGCTCAAAGCGGTTGGGCACTTTATCGACGCAATCTTCAACCGTCACGCGGGCCATCAGCGACTCTCCATATCATTCCTGGTCCAGAAGGCAGACATTTACGCCCATATCTTTCTCTTGACAAGGGCGGAAAACACCGCATTGCGCGGCTCAGAGCGGTGTCACCTCTGCCACGTCCTGCGGCGGCAGTTCCGCCAGCATCTCAGCCACGGTTTTCTGCAGCACCGGGTGGCGCCAGCGGGGCGCGATGTCGGCCA
It encodes the following:
- a CDS encoding bifunctional (p)ppGpp synthetase/guanosine-3',5'-bis(diphosphate) 3'-pyrophosphohydrolase, with the translated sequence MISPDDLIALVRNYNPKTNADRIADAFAFGEQMHEGQFRHSGEPYFTHPVAVAAILTEQRLDDATIITALLHDTIEDTKANYEEVSRRFGEEVAMLVDGVTKLTNLQLSSRETKQAENFRKLFMAMSKDLRVILVKLADRLHNMRTIKAMRPEKQAQKARETMDIYAPLAGRMGMQWMREELEDLAFRVLNPEGRQSIIRRFVTLQRETGDVIHRITGDMRLELEKAGIEAEVFGRAKKPYSIWRKMQAKDQGFSRLSDIYGFRVITLSEEDAYRALGAIHQRWRAVPGRFKDYISQPKSNGYRSIHTTVSGRDGKRVEVQIRTRQMHDVAETGVAAHWSYRDGVRTENPFAVDPAKWIASLTEQFDAEDDHDEFLEAVKLEMYSDQVFCFTPKGDVIKLPKGATPIDFAYAIHTRIGGSCVGAKVDGIRVPLWTRLRNGQSVDVITAEGQTPQVSWLEIATTGKARTAIRRSLREADRARFVKLGHELARSAFEHVGKKATDKALETAARALRASGVDELLARLGAAEITAHDVVQSVYPELTSTGDGDEISPRRAVIGLEPGQSFERAACCQPLPGERIIGITYRGRGVVVHAADCDRLGEFEDQPERWMDVQWHSGTHPAAYGTTLELTIGNDAGVLGRICTLIGEKKANISDLEFVDRKPDFYRLMINVELRDVEQLHSLMLTLEAESDVAAVARFREKPEERHFPG
- the rpoZ gene encoding DNA-directed RNA polymerase subunit omega, with the translated sequence MARVTVEDCVDKVPNRFELVMLAAHRAREISAGAPITVERDNDKNPVVSLREIADETQSADDLRERLIESNQTQIEVDEPEEDSMALLMGADNDKPADDDMSEEKLLRALMEAQGQG